Part of the Benincasa hispida cultivar B227 chromosome 11, ASM972705v1, whole genome shotgun sequence genome, CTAAAGCGATGAATATCTAAATCGATCTCGAAGTAATTTGAACCCTGCCATCAAGGAAacaatatgaagaaaaaaatgacaTTAGCCAATTTGTCCTTGTGAataatgaatggaaaaatacaaacaaagccCAATAGAAAACTACTTGTTAGGAACTAAAAATCTCTATTTTGCTACTTAAGATACTTTTCGTTAAATTACAAGCATAGTCCGACATATTTGGGTCTACTCGATTCCTAaacttttatgtttgtgtctaacaggttgttaaattttttaaaacgtGTCTAATACATATTtaaacttttaacttttaagtgtttaataagTACATCACTTATTCCGTATTTCATAATAATCACACATTCATTAAATACCCAAATTATAAGGTGAAAGTCTAATAAGCCACAAAATTCAACCTTTATGgctaatatatataaacatccattaattttaaaatatattaaatataccaTGAATTTATGTGTCTTATAACGACTAAGAAGTCTCTTCATCTTTTGGATGCGAGATCTTCAGTATTATTAAACACGAAATAAAAGTTTAAGAGAGTTATTAGActtgaaaattcaaaggaaagAGTGGTAGATATTTTACCGTGAAAAAATTGTGTTGAGGGCGTGAGAGGACGGGTTTTTCGTTGTAGGCATTTACAAGCTTCTTTTCTGTTGAACTTAGTTGGAGGTCCTCTGGGTTAACAACTCCTGCCATGATCTTTAGTCTTTCTCTAAACGGAAAAACTGACTCTTTTGCAAATCCCTTGCTCCTTTCCATCTCGTCGTCGATAAATTTCTACCAATATCAATTTTTGTAAATATCAAGACGCTCGGTTTGATAATAACCATACACAATACAGAATAGTAGATGCCAgaaggttagagagtttatatatatagtacATTCGTCTAAATCCTATGGTCATAATCATGAATAACCATAATTCAAAGTATTCCAACATAAGGAGAACACCAGGAGTATATAAGTGACTGAGCATAACTGTGAGGATTTATATTTAAAGTGAATAATCTCATATTTTTGTAGAGATATTTAAAGAGTTGTTGTACCTAACtatgaatttatttctaagGAATGTTTtcgggaaaaaaaaagtttttaaaagcttgtcttcgttttgaaaatttgtttaaaaatttaaagcACCGGGAAAGATGTGAAAATCAGGAAAAGAAATAGGAAGAAAATAaacatgatttttaaaaaaattaaaagtgaaatagttatcaaaagaATGGAATAAAATAGGTACCAGAGAAGATAGAAAAATGACATTAAACATTTCTTAAACCTAGAAAGAGCATATTAAGGTACTAATTTTTTATAGGTTGTCCTTTTGGGGTTGGAAAGAATGAGTACATAACATTTGGACAAGAATATAACTCAAAAGAAATGGGATATGATGACACAATGAGGTAGAATTGAGTAGAATATAGTAATAAAATAATCGGAAATAAGAAACAGTTATCAAACACATTTTCAATGACGCACATCGGAATTAAAAAAGGGAGAAGGTACCTTGATGTTTTCCTTATAATGACTTGAGATGTCCTTGTTGAAATTATCAGAAACTTTGAAGTACAAAACTAGACTCATCCCTTCCCCATCACTATCACCAAGGAACATTGCAGCTGGATAAGTAGgtaactacaaaaaaaaaaaaaaaaaaaaaaaaaaaaaaaaaaaaaaaacttttgtgaatctattgattaaaaaacatttttaatctTTCAACTCTCGTGAAATTAGTAAGGTAAAAATGAGTGTACCTGAATATTTACAATAAGCAACGGAGGAACGTCGGTAGTGTTAGCTTCAATGTTTGGAAGCTCGAGATGTTGTGCAATGTGGTTTATCTTTCTAGGGCATATGAATAAATCGACACCAATTGGGACGTATGGACTAAAGTTTGAAGCGGGGGATTTTACTCTATCTCTGTAttagaaattttcaaaaaaggaAACATATGTATCGtagattgattttttaaatacttaaaaagtCAATGCAAATCGACCCGAGTAATATAGGGAAACATACTTGAAATAATTAGGACCACGAAGTTTAAAAGTTGAAGGTGGAATCTCACACCAACAACCAGGAATTGGTTTCTCTCCTTTGAACCGTGGAATTATATGCCCAGCTCGTGGACGATATAAGTACTTCTTGAACTCACCTAAAGTTTTTAACcacaaaagtatttttatttattactatgaattttgtatattaatttcTAATGATAGTTATCCAAAATCACATTGAAAAGGTTTCTTAAATCATTGTTcacaattttttctaaaatttgtttttctagaattgaaatgtttacattaaattttagaACCATGACTAAGAAATTAGGCGAAATAagaaagatttttaaaaataaaaaataaaaaattaaggccttggtaataatttaataaccatttattatttttttaaaaaaattaagtttatttttttttattttctttggttttgcatctttcttaagtatatgagttgaatttttagccaaatttaacaaataaaaacaaatttttaaaaattactttttttagtcttcaaattttggtttgatttttgaaaaaataggtAAAAAGTAGTCAACAAAACAAGAAACTTAGAGGAGGAAGTGgtgtttgtaagcttaattttcaaaaaacacaaactaaaaaccaaatggttattaaaGAGACCTaggtttttggaatttttgtttttcaaatttaagcttacaaaaagtagttttaaaaattttctttttgttttggaaattggctaagaactCTAATGTCTCTACATAAGAAAAACGAAAATCATGAATAAAAATTTGTGAGAAAACatatacaattttcaaaaacaaaaaaaatcaaatggttaccaagcAAATCTAAATCCTAtatataaatagcaaatttgCTTGGATTGACTTTTGAAGGGCTAAAAACACTTATTCAATCAATAtagaaagtcaatccaaacatgtccaaaacaaaatataacTAGGGTGTGTTGTTATACGTACAATGTTCGTTGGTTTCACCAACATCGCAGGATCGATGCCTAAACGAGAGGCGAAAAACAGCAGATTGCATTTTCTGAGGAGGTTGAGAATTCAAAATCTTCTCATTAAAGCTGGCAGCTGACACCAATTTTCTGAAGCTAGTGTTGTTATCTTCATGGCTATGCCTATCAACCTTGAGGCCTTTGAAACTTCCATAAGAATGTTCCAacaatttcttcttcttgccACAAGCTTCAGCCTTAGCCAAACAAGAAAGGCCATAACCAGGAGCACTCACAATTGCATAAGTGCTTGATtcttcatagttttcctttcctaTCAACTTTTTGGCCTTTCCTCCATCTATTTTCAAGTAACTCTCACAAAACTCTTCATATTTGCAATTGTTGTCCACAAACATTGCTGATCTTTCATATTGAACTACTTGCCCACTTGTTGGAATGTTTCCTATTGCATTTCCCACTATTGGAAACCCATCTGCAAATCTCACACTACCTTTTTTTTAACATAACATACTACTACATCACTACGTACGTTGTACGTGTTTAACACGTaatcgattttttttaatgattttcatATACTATGTTagtaatttgttttaatatatttattttagttaaatCTTTGTTTTGATACtagaaaatgaataaattaaggTTAATTACCTCCATATACACTACTGAACTCTTCATCAGAATCAGACTGATCCACTAAACTCACAGAATCATACCACAACTCCTCTTGGCAAATCCCTATAAAACATATTAATAacatttttagttcaacaattaGGAGGCTAAAGGATTTGGTGAGAGATTGACGTATCATATATGAGTTACTCATCTCATTGTCAATTGGTTTCAAGATGAAACTCAATGTTGATTTAATAAGATTGAACCATCGACGATGGAAATGGTTAATTAAGAATAATGCATGGGGGTGGGGGTGCATACCATTGGCATCATATTGGCTGTGTTGCCATTGCAATTGGGTGAGATGGAAAGTAGAATTAGAAACCTCAGATCTACGACATTTCGTTGTGGCTCCATGTTCAAAATCCATATGAACAAATTCACTGACAGCATAATCTGTGACGACACTACCACCTCCTGCATTGCTATGTCGTTTCTTTACGCCTTCAACCATTGAATTTCCCTTTGACTTTCTCATCCCTTTTGACTTTCTCGATTGTCTACGATGAtgatgtaatttcttttttgttggTACTATTTTTGCATGAGTTGACA contains:
- the LOC120090878 gene encoding uncharacterized protein LOC120090878, with protein sequence MGSCVSTHAKIVPTKKKLHHHRRQSRKSKGMRKSKGNSMVEGVKKRHSNAGGGSVVTDYAVSEFVHMDFEHGATTKCRRSEVSNSTFHLTQLQWQHSQYDANGICQEELWYDSVSLVDQSDSDEEFSSVYGDGFPIVGNAIGNIPTSGQVVQYERSAMFVDNNCKYEEFCESYLKIDGGKAKKLIGKENYEESSTYAIVSAPGYGLSCLAKAEACGKKKKLLEHSYGSFKGLKVDRHSHEDNNTSFRKLVSAASFNEKILNSQPPQKMQSAVFRLSFRHRSCDVGETNEHCEFKKYLYRPRAGHIIPRFKGEKPIPGCWCEIPPSTFKLRGPNYFKDRVKSPASNFSPYVPIGVDLFICPRKINHIAQHLELPNIEANTTDVPPLLIVNIQLPTYPAAMFLGDSDGEGMSLVLYFKVSDNFNKDISSHYKENIKKFIDDEMERSKGFAKESVFPFRERLKIMAGVVNPEDLQLSSTEKKLVNAYNEKPVLSRPQHNFFTGSNYFEIDLDIHRFSYISRKGLDSFRDRLRNGIIDLGLTIQAQKPEELPEQVLCCLRLNKVDFVDQGQLPTLVTLEEED